ataaccccaccgtgataactcatgcctctcacactttctgttatgcttgattgcagcgcaattatagggtggcgactgagcataaggagagggcggacgtggtgctccgtaacatgtgtcggaagttgacacggcagcagtggtacaaccagaggatcacgtgcatcggccacttctatgctgagcagggcgtaaggtacacaaagcctgagattgtgcagggactcgccccggctatgacgatagatgacttcatgtcggtaagtaattgtcaatgcgattctatgtaccgcggctaacttgcaactatattgtttgttcttcaaatgagttttgattttgcaggttgtaccacattgggctgataataataagagggccgccttcatggagttggtcaagaattgggtcggcgaaaaccccgatttcaaggccgtgagcgaccggaacaaggccaaccgtgggaatcagggaacacacactgcggggagcagcagcaccgatcgctatcgggagcgtctggtacatataaaaatggaacaagctgcatttttttgattttcgatgatatgcataacatttgttttgtgatgcaggggaagaagctcgggagggaatgatgacccacaagtatagggggtgtatcgtagtatcttcgataagtaagaatgtcgatcccaacgaggagcagaaggtgttgacaagcagtttcgatgaaggattcactgtaaatgctcacagacaagtattcagggggttttgatgtagcagttgaataaagtacgagtatgtaaagtgcgagagtaataattgcagcgagtggcccaatcctttttagcacaaaggacaagccggtttgtttacttataatgaccaaacgttctcgaggacacacgggattttagtctagtgctttcgcttcatacagctaaataatcttcattgttgtgataagtgttgtgtgggtgaacctatgctaatgtaccgcccttcctaggactaatacatacttgtgattataccccttgcaagcatccgcaactacaagaaagtaattaagaaataaatctaaccacagccttaaactctgagatcctgcgatccctcctgcatcgatataccaacgggggtttaggtttctgtcactccggcaaccccgcaattagcaaacgaatacaagatgcattcccctaggcccataaatggtgaagtgtcatgtagtcgacgttcacatgacaccactagaagaataacaccacaacttaaatatcacaccattgaatattactcatccatagttcactactaacatttagacttcacccatgtcctcaagaactaaacgaactactcacgagacatcatatggaacatgatcagaggtgatatgatgatgaataacaatctgaacataaacttggttcaatggtttcactcaatagcatcaacaacaagtagaaatcgataccgggagagtttcccctatcaaacaatcaagatcaaacccaaattgctacggcggtgacggtgtccagcggtgatgatggcggtgatgatggtggggatgatgatgatggtgatggcgatgatgtccagctcgatgacggtgacgatggcgtcgatttccccctcccggagggaatttccccggcggattcctgcccgccggagagctcttttctctctggtgttctccgccccgcagaggcggctgtaactcttcgcgaggtaccccttctggcttaggtcttcgggacgaagggtttggcgaagaaaaggaggcgaaaggggccgtgggccccccagaccacaggccggcgcggctagggcctgggccgcgccgccctagggtgtgggcccaccctggctgctcctggctcctccttctggcttccttcgtcatcttgaaaaataggatttttggtataatttccttccagagttgatcttccgaaatattgcgttcgacggtgctttttccagcagaatccacggctccggtgttcgatcctccaataatgatgaaacatgcaaaatagatgaaataacataagtattgtgtcccaatatgaaatatatcaatgaataacagcaaattatgatataaaatagtgatgcaaattggacgtatcaactcccccaagcttagacttcgcttgtccccaagcgaaactgagctcgatagacacgaccacatgtttatggagtgaagagtcgataaataaaatacggacaagaagcatcatattcattcacacaggtcaTTATagcaaacaacctcttataactcatattgaaacaagtataaggtaatcacaagtaaaggtgcatgagaaatcatgattggtgatggcaaacttcgttcttgatcagagaacaattaacagattatatttatctcattgagcagcgctctcatgttaaagtttataaggcacaacttgcatactcaatcataatggtcttctcatgatcattgataacttgcaaagctatattcattcagataaaacttgtactaaacaaggaagaataaaagacatgatgtagcaaatcacaatataatggtttgatcacaactactcaaatgcttgcttgagatggagggaaataggtttactgactcaacataaagtaaaagacaggcccttcgcagagggaagcagggattaaatcatgtgctagagctttttagtttttcaatcatataaagagaataaaagtaacattttgagaggtgtttgttgttgtcaacgactggtagcgggtactctaacccccttgccagacaacctcctaagagcggctcccatattattttcattttgtgtggcactccttccaacctttctttcacgaaccatggctaaccgaatcctcgggtgcctgccaacaatctcataccatgaaggagtgccttttatttaagttttattatggatgacactcccccaacctttgcttacacaagccatggctaaccgaatccttcgggtgccgtccatcaatcacataccatggaggagtgtctatttagtttaattaatttgggactgggaatcccattgccagctctttttgcaaaattgttggataagcggatgaagccactagtccattggtggaagttgcccaacaagattgaaagataaaacaccacatacttcctcatgagctatgaaacattgacacaaataagagatactaagttttgaattgtttaaaggtagcacatgaagtatttacttggaatggcagaaaataccatgtagtaggtaggtatggtggacacaaatggcataggtttggtttaaggtttggatgcacgagaagtattccctctcagtacaggtctttggctagcaaggttaattagcaagcataagagtcgagggaaacaaacaaatatacatatgatagaaacaatcatgcatcttccttgtaagcacaaacaattttaacttcagaataataagctatgagctaacaagaaagacaatgaaacatctacatgtatttctcttttctatttaaacctcaaagtgttgttgctattgaccaatgctaagtttgccaaaaccaaatagatttattcaatgctcccaaagtgataccaatactaacaacaagatgaatcatagagattgcaaactaaaataaaatgtgcaatatgtaaatgataagacttctcattaatattccataacgataactcacaccaagggatacatagataaccaactaaaggagagatacttccaaacgcaacccatcttatatgataacttccctactcatgatatgacactacttgacaataaaagtaaaaggtagtgataatgtgataccgcggcactcccccaagcttggaacaaaccaaggggatgccaataccgatgatgaattactcctgcggagatggtggtgatgaattcttcccgagcttcttaataagctccttcgtcttcagcttctcagcttgataattctgcactaagattcgaagagattcattgttatccgaagttggcgatgacgaccttgtgacgcgaatcgagtggtattcaatcaatcttcggagacggcagttctcctcctggagtatctccacttctcttctcagagcccgatattgatcacaaaactcatcggtaacccgtagaacttcttccatcatggggaaggagtcgaggccgagagcgggtggtagaggtcc
This region of Lolium perenne isolate Kyuss_39 chromosome 2, Kyuss_2.0, whole genome shotgun sequence genomic DNA includes:
- the LOC139835304 gene encoding uncharacterized protein translates to MYTPVLGGESKLAYTWEDFEIAPYPGFTSAADAVIKKFWRNYRVATEHKERADVVLRNMCRKLTRQQWYNQRITCIGHFYAEQGVRYTKPEIVQGLAPAMTIDDFMSVVPHWADNNKRAAFMELVKNWVGENPDFKAVSDRNKANRGNQGTHTAGSSSTDRYRERLVHIKMEQAAFF